The Meriones unguiculatus strain TT.TT164.6M chromosome 6, Bangor_MerUng_6.1, whole genome shotgun sequence genomic interval CCCTGATCCTGCATTTAAAGCTACCAGCCTAGCATGGAGTGTCCAGACCTTCCCTGGGCACACAGAGAACAGGCTTGCCCGTCTCCTACTCCACCCTTCCCTCTGGAAGATGTCAGCTATGTCGGATGAATTTTCCAGCTGCCTAGGGCGCTCAGCCGGAGAAAGCACGACATTTAACCACACTTTGGCCCAGTACAATCCAACCCTGCCTGACAGACCTCCCTGGTGGGGTAAACCTGCCGATGGTGGCACCTGACCTGAATTTTCCACCGGGGACTAGGACAATCTCTGTGTTGTGAAGCCTCTCAAAACAGATGTGTACTCATATAGCAGGCAAAGTGCCTAGTCCTGCTTCCTGTGAATTCTCCCTCCCAAGCTTTTCCTGTCCTTTCCCCATATTCCCTTTGGCCCAGGTCAGGACTCACCATGCTGGATGGCTACCTTCAAGACTCAGTTTTTGGTGACTTATCTGGTCAGAGGCTGGGGTGGGCTCAAGACTGCCCCTGACTTTTTCCCCAGACCAGTCCccaaacctgtaatcccatcacttgggaggctgaggtagaaggattaCCAATAGTTCAAAgatagcctggcctacaaagcaagaccgtctcaaaaaaccaaaccaagtcAGGCATGGAGTTCTacgcttgtaatcctagcacttgggaggcagaggcaggagtatcagaagttcaaggctagcctgggctacgtgagttGTCTCACCCTACCACCTGctgaaaaacctaaataaataattctaccaACAAAATCTACCAAAAGATAGGGTTgacaagatggctctgtggtaaGGGCACTTGTCAAGCAGATGAACTAAGTCTGATTCCTACAATCCACACAGGACAGAACTGAGTCCCAAAAGTCGTCTTACCATTAATTGATATCTGCACACAAGAGATACCCATCAATGTAATTAAACATTAGGAGTCCTAAACGATCCAGGCAAAGTTTTGGTCTTCACTGTGTTACTATCAAACTCTGAACAATCCAAAGGCACAGTATATTATTCTCATTTTCCAGGGTAGTAACTGAGGCACAGAAACCTTTAAAAGTTgattacagacatgagctacCAAACCTGGCAGAGGATAACAGTTCCCTGCAGGCCCCGGGATGAGAGCAGCCTATGCCAAGGTAGGCAGACCCAGCTTGCCTGTCTTGAGCCTTCTACTGCACCCAAAATGGCTTACCTGAGCATGTagggcggcagcagcagcagtggcagctGGGTAGGTGAACGTAGTATGTGAAATGGCTGGGGTCAGCTCTGTGGTGTAGAGAGGGTAAGGGGCCCAGGCCTCTGGGGATGCAGGGATCAGAGCAGCCCCCATCAGGTCATCTAAAACAGGAGACACAACAGCCTCTATAGTCAGAACACTGGTCTTCCCtcccatcatctcctcccaaacagAAAAAGAGGACCCAGCACTATAACTGAACCACAGTTCCCCTTCAAGACCAGAAAACGAGCCCTGTGAACTTGCTTGGCATGGTGAACACCCTATTTCTAGGAGCTCTCAAGCAGGCCACAGGTAGCctatataacaagaaaaaaaaaaaatcacagatggGCTTCAAGGAAAGTATACAGCCCTGACAGCCCAGGAGCCCAGCCTTGAGTCTAAAAAAGGCTGAGAGCAGGAAGTAGGCTGGCAGTGGCTGTGGGTAAAAGAAGCTAGTAGCCCAGTggaggcctgtggagactgatgcaccaaccaaggatcatgcaaggagaggacccagggcccctgctcacatgtagcccataggcagctcagtctccaaatgggtctCCTACtatggggagcaggggctgttccTGACacggactctgctgcctgctccccAAACACTTCTCCCTGGCGAGTccaccttgccaggctacagaggaagaggatgtaggcagtcctgatgagacttgataggctggggtcagttggtagtgGAGACGGGCTTCCTCTTTTTGAGAAATAGGAGAAGGggataggaggaagagggaaagagggtaggactaggaggagacaagagaggggccTATGATCCAAATGTAAGTGaatcgattaaaaaaaaaaaaaaaaaaaaaaaaaaaaaggcagtccCAGAAAAGAAGACATGGCTGATTTCCTCAGGATCTGAATATATACAGTTTAACAAGAGCCTGCTGGCCTGGGCCAACTCAAAGGGCAGACAAAGGAAGCTCAGAGCCCCACTCACAAGGGTCCCGTGCAATCAAATGTGCTCCTAGGGCAGGATGAACACTGGTGGGATTTGGTGTTGCTATTAGCTTGCTCTTGGCCATCTTGGTGTTGGCTTTGGCAAACTCTAGCCTCAGGGTCTGTGGATTCTCTGGATCAAAGCGAATACCCTaaatgggaagagagagagactcataCAAGGATCCATACTGTTAACTGCCATCCAATACAAGGAGCCCCAGAAACAAGCTTGCCTGCAAGACTGCACACAGGCTGTAGCAAAGGAATGATGCTGAGCTTGTAAGTAAGGACATGCATCACAAACCAGGCAGCCAAAGATTCTGCCTTGGGAtgggaggaaaataaaaatcCACATGTTTCTTGGGGGAAGTAAGGGGAAGATTTGCAGTGGACAGAACAGGGACAATCACTGCTTCAGAGGTCTGCAGGTCAGAGAAAGGCATGTACTTTGTTACTCACATTTAACGCATTTTtggctgcttctgctcctgctCGGCTGTCAAATATCACAAAACCAACAGGCTagtaggaagaaagagagaacagctTTCCATCTCTCCCTGCGTTACCTCTCTGCTCCCCAGGTCTAGCACTTGCTTAGTATGTCCAAGGCCTTCTGCTGACACCCCCAGATACAACCTCCAATaccataaacattaaaaaaacaaacaaacaaaaaacttaagtGACCTAATTAGAAACAGTATTTGACCTGCTGGTTAGAGAATACAGAAGAAATAAAGCTCTTGCCTACAACCTCCCTAAAGAATGTCTGGAAGACTCACAAGCATCTAAGTCAAGTCCTCCTTCTGAGTACGACACTATGTATGGAATGATACCAACACAGCATGGTCCCATGGGCCACATTAAATATCACCTTTTCTGTAGGGCGCTTACATCtactatttatttaaatttaaagcaGCACCAAGGACTAAACCAGGTCTGTCACATGTTAGGCAAATGCTCCATTACCAAGCTGTAACCACAACCCCAGAAGCCTTTGTAAATGCATGCGGATAAGATTAAAAACTTCAGACTCCCAGTGGCCTCCGAAGACTCTGGGCTCTGGTATCCTGCATGAGGTCAGAGCCCAGCTATTATCTATCTCTACTGTCTTTAGCCAATGATTCAGAACACAAAGGCAGCAGGGTCTTTAGCCATTGGGTCCAGGCCATCTGTGGTTCCAGAATGCCAGAGCCAGACAGATAGGACAGAGGCTGACAAGGCCTAGCTGCCTAGAAGAGGAGAGAGCTGTGGAGGCTGTCCTGCTAAGACAGAATCAAGACGGCGAGAAGGGGTTCTCTGTCTTCAAATAGTAGAAAAAAAGTTTCAATTCATGCCAGCATATTAGCCAGGGCTTAGGAGGAAAAGCCTAGAAGAGAAATTACCTGTCTTGAGGTGAGCTTGATCAGGGACCCTTCATAGCCCTGTGGAGAGAGGTGGCCATTTCAAGGGGTCAGAAGCTGTTACTGAGCTAACCCAGCACTGTCTCCCCCATCAACCTTGGCTTCCCTGACTGATCCCCAGAGGCATTCTCACAGTCTTCCTACAGCAACCCCCACATTGATGAGGACGAGTTCCTGCTGCCTTTGTGTTCGGAGTCACAAGGTAGAGCAGAACCCAGGGCATCTCCTGAATCTCTACTAACTTGTCATTTAAGAACAAGCGCCTTATCCGGTTTCCTcagcttcaaaaataaaaaataaaaggctaCACTGAGTCTCAAG includes:
- the Rbpms2 gene encoding RNA-binding protein with multiple splicing 2: MSSLKPDVELGPGAGPGGPLEEEVRTLFVSGLPVDIKPRELYLLFRPFKGYEGSLIKLTSRQPVGFVIFDSRAGAEAAKNALNGIRFDPENPQTLRLEFAKANTKMAKSKLIATPNPTSVHPALGAHLIARDPYDLMGAALIPASPEAWAPYPLYTTELTPAISHTTFTYPAATAAAAALHAQVRWYPSSDNTQQGWKYRQFC